Part of the Actinomycetota bacterium genome is shown below.
GGGCCGTAGATGCGCCCCACCCCGGACAGCGTCAAGGAGACCGTCGCGCTCACGCCGGCTCAATGTAGTGAGTCGGGCCGGTGCGGTCGCGGGCAGCCGCGCGCTCGTCAACAGCATCGCGGCCACCTCCGAGAATCCAATCGGTCCGGGTTAGCATTACCCCGGTGGGTGTTCTTCGCGCGAGGTATTCGACCGGAGCGGGTCACTCGTCGCCTTCGGGCTCTCGATACGCCCGACATACGTCCCGCTGAACAGGCACAGCCTTCTCACCGCCCGCTTACAGGCGGTATCTCGCGGCCCCATCCGTTGTCGGGTTTCGAAGTACGTTGGCCCGTAAGATTTGGTCGTGCATCCTGGGAGCCGCTGCGATCGCTGTCGTTGCCTTGGGAGGAGTGGAACCGGCTGTGATCTCTCCACGGTCGATGGCGAATACCGGCCCCTCGTCGTTCGTTACATTCGCTCGCATCTCTCGCGGCTTCCATTCGTGGTGTTCGCCCGCGAGGGGCGCACATGGGGTTTCTTTCGCCCTCACCAGCAACTGACCTTGGACCGAGGGGAGTGCTTCTGTGATGAAGGCCTCTCGCTTGTCGGATTGGTCGCCTACTTCGGGATCGTGGCTGTCTGTCGCGGGAGCGGTCTCGCTGCGGAGGCGCGGAACTTCGCTCTTCCCGCTGGTCATCCTGATCGCGAACGTGCTGAGATCGCGTTGGTCTTGGTGGCGTCGGTGGCGCTGAACCGAGCGCTGACGTCTGGGGCCGACGGCTTTCGCCGCCGCGCGCGTCCGGGCCCTGCTCGATCAACCCAGCCTGGTCGGCTTCACTTGCCGTCGTGAGCATCGCGGCGCCCGAACTCGTTCGATCGCAGCCCGCGCGCCGCCTCGCGGCGGGCTGGGCGCAATCGGCCGTGCTCGCGACCCCGCTCGTCGTCCTCGCCGCCCTGGCGTGGTCGCGGCGCTGGATGTCGGACGACGGCTTCATCCATTTGCGGGTCGTCCACCAGATCCTGGCCGGCCATGGGCCAGTCTTCAACGTCGGCCAGCGGGTGGAGGCATCGTCGAGCCCGTTGTGGGTGTTCACCCTCACGCTCGCCGATCTCGTGATCCCGCTACGCCTCGAATGGATCGCTGTCCTCCTCGGCATCGCGCTCACCTTGACGGGCGTGTGCCTGGCGATGGCGGGTGCCCGCTCGCTTTTTTCCCAGACGGGCGAGAGGCAGTTGTTCGTGCCGGTCGGCGCAGCGGTCCTCGTCGCCGTCTCCCCGGTATGGACGTTCTCGTCGAGCGGGCTCGAGGGCGGGCTGGCCTACGCCTGGCTCGGCTTCTGCTTTTGGGTGCTCGCCCGGTGGGCACGGACGTCGCGGCCGATCGGCACCGCGGCGGCGGTCGTGCTCGGCGTCGGCGCGCTGATCCGGCCCGAGCTCGCGGTGTTCACGCTGCTGTTCGCCGCCGTCGTTCTCCTCGGAGGCGGCCACGACCGACCCGCCGCGCGCTTGCGAACACTCGCGGCGATGGCCGCTGTGCCTCTCGCGTATCAGATCTTCCGCATGGGTTACTACGGGGCGCTGGCACCGCAACCCGCTGTCGCGAAGGAGGCTTCGCGTGCCTGGTGGAGCGCGGGGTGGACCTACCTGCGCGCGTTCGCCGACCCGTACTGGCTCTGGGTGCCGCTGGTGGTCCTCCTCGCGGGCGCCTACCTGCCGCAGTTCCGCGCTTTGCGACAGGCGCAGCGGTGGCGGGCCCTGCTGGTCGTCGGCGGCTTCGCCGTCGGCGCCATCGTCGACGCCGTCTACATCGTCCGCGTGGGCGGCGACTTCATGTACGCGCGCCTGCTGTTGCCGGCGCTGTTCGCATTCGTCGCACCCGTCGCCGTCGTTCCCTTGCGCACGCGGTACCTCGGGGCGACGCTGGTGCTTCCGTGGGTTGTTGCGAGTCTGTTCTTCCTGCGGTCACCCGCCGACAACCGGGGCGAGTTCGCGACCGGGCGGCACAACCTCGTCACCGTCGAAGACTTCGGCTTGGGTGAGGGACAGCCGCAGCGACGGTGGTTCACCGGCGACGGCGTCTACTTCCAGACCACTCGCCTCGACGCCCCGCCCGCCCCGGGGGAGCGCACGCCGGCGGTCGCGTTCTACGGCATCGGGATCACCGGCTACGCGCTCGGCACCAACGTGTACATCCTCGACCTGTTAGGACTGGCCGACCCTTTCACCGCGCATTTGCAGCTGGCGCGACGCGGGTTGATCGCCCACGAGAAGCCACTGCCTGCCCCGTGGATCGCAGCCCGGTTGCTGGCGCCGGGCGCCAACGTCGACGAGGGCGAGTTTCCCCTCCCAACCGGTTTCGGCGCGCAGCGGATCGACGCACCCGCCGGCGTGCCGTTCGACGAGCGGGTGAACCGGGCGCGCGCCGCGCTGCTCTGCCCCACGCTGAGACGCTTCGATGCCTCCTACACCGCTCCCCTCACCGCTCACCGCTTCGCCGACAACCTCTGGCACGCGGTCTCGTACTGGCGGCTCCGCATCCCGCCCGAGCCCGCCGACGCGTACGACCGCTTCTGCCGAAGCTAGTCAGGATGGACGGCCGGCTCGGTCCGCATCTACGTGGATCATCCACCATTGCGGGCGGAGCCGCGGATGGGTGGGATCACGCGGCCAACGTGAGCTTCGTGATCGTCGAGCGACCGTTCCTGCGGCTCGCGGGACGACCACCGGTCGACCGCTAGAGTCGCCGCCTGTGCTCGACGAGAGCCTCACGCTCGTGGTACCGCTGTACAACGAGGCCGCGCGCTTCGACTCGTTCGCCCCCGAGATCGCCGCGTTCGTGGCCGGCCAGCCCGAAGGCAGCGAGTTGGTCTTCGTGGACGACGGCAGTGCCGACGAGACGGCCGCGCTGGTCGAGAAGTTCCTCGCGTCCTCGCCTCCATGCCGAGCCCGTCTCATCCGTCGATCCCATTTCGGCAAAGGCGCGGCGCTCCAGGCCGCCCTCTCCGCCGCGACCACACCGGTCGCCGGCTTCTGCGATCTCGACCTCTCCACGCCCCTCCCCGACTTCGGGCGCATCACCGACGCTGCCCGGCAGGCCCCCATCGTCGCCATCGGGTCGCGTGACCTGGCGGCGTCGCACATCACCCAGCAGGAAGGAGCGGTGCGCGAGTTCCTCGGCCGCGCCTTCAACCGGGCGGTGCAGCTCATGGTCGCGCCCGGCATCGTCGACACGCAATGCGGGGCGAAGGTGGCGCAGACCGACCTGTGGCGCCAGATCCTTCCTCATTGTCGCGAGCGGGGATTCGCGTGGGACGTCGAAGTCGTCGCCGTCGCCAACTCGCTCGACATCCCCGTGCTCGAGATCGCGATCGAGTGGCGGCACGACGAGGGCTCGCAGGTGCGCGTGCTTCGCGACGGCGTTGCCATGGTATGGGCGCTGCCGCGGATCCGGCGCAAGGTCGCCCGGCGCCCCGGCGACCGTCGCCCCTCCGAGCCCAGGCCGGACACAGGCGTGTTCGACGACAGCAATGCCGCCGCCCTGGCGGAGGCCGATGCCGCCCACTGGTGGTTCCGGAGCAAGGCCGCGCTCGTGGCCTGGACCTTGCGACGGTGGGAGCCCGAGCCCGGTCGCCTCATCGACCTGGGTGCCGGCGCCGGCGGGGTCACCGCGATGCTCGGCTGGCCCCACGACCACACGATCCTCGTCGAGGGCAATGCGGAGCTCGCGGGCCGGGCCCTGCACCGTCACGGCCTCACCGTGGTCCGCGCCGACCTGGGCCGCCTACCGCTTGCCCCCGGCAGCGCCTCGGTCGTGTGCCTCCTCGACGTGCTCGAGCACCTCCCTCATCCCGGCGAGGCCCTCGCCGAGGCACGGCGGCTGCTCCGGGCGCGCGGTCACCTCATCGTGAACGTGCCCGGACACCCGCGGCTCTGGAGCGCGGCCGACGACGCGCTCGGCCACGTGCGCCGCTACAGCCGTGCCGCGCTGCGCGCCGAGCTCGAGCGCGAGGGCTTCGACGTCGTGTTCCTCTCGCACGTCTTCAGCTGGCTGGTCCTGCCGGTGTGGGCCCGCCGGCGCCTCACGGGGGCCGACGCCCCACTCGGCCTCGACATCGCTTCACCCGCCCTCGACGCCGCCGCCCTCCTCCTCACCCGACTCGAGCGCGCCGTCGTCACGCGTGCATCGCTTCCGCTGGGGACGTCGGTTCTGTGCGTGGCGACGCCCCGCGGCCCGGCCGGTGTCGAGCCCCCAACGCGGCGGCCGCCGAGATGGCGAGGAAGGGCAGGACGGGCACGTGGTATCGAGGATCACCGAACAGGATGAAGGGGAGCGCGCCCAAGCCCACCATCACAACCGCCACCAAGAGGCGCTTCGGGTGCCGGCGGCGCAGCAACGCGGGCAGGCCGAGCAGGCCGAGCGCCACGACCACGGCGTAGTAGACGTCGGCCGTCGTCTCCAGCACCGGACGGAAGTCCGACTCCCGCAGGGGGTGCGTAGGGTCGGCCGCGATGACGGCCAGCGCGTCGTGGTCGTCTCGGTACGCGAAGTACCCGCGCCAGAACATGAGCCGGGCCTCGTCACCCGGATGCTCGACCACGAACCTCAGGGCCTTGCGCGTGTTGTCGCGGTTGCGCCGCACCTCCCGCTGGTCGGACGGGAGACGGTCGTAGCCCTCGAGGCAGTACTTCGCCGCCACCTCGAAGGACCCGCCGGCACCCGGGTGCCGTGAGTCGCACAGCGCATCGCCGATCCCCGTCGAGAACACCGGTGCCTTCATCACCACCACGTTGCGCACCAGCCACGGGCTCACCACCACGACGACCGCGAGCGTGGCCCAGGCGGTCCGGGCCAGGGCCGCACGAAGGCGCGTGCCACTCAACAGCCACACGAGACACAGCCCGGGGAGCACCAGCAGCGAGAAGGGTCGCACGAGCGCCGACAGCCCGAGCACGAAGCCGAAGACCAGCAGCCGGCGCCGACTCACGTCGCGCCACGGTCCCGAGACGATCACCAGGACCGCGGCGAGGACGAGGAAGTTGAACAACGTCTCCAGATGGGCCTCGGCCGTGTAGTACACGAGGCTCGGGAACACGGCCACGAGCGCAGCCGTGTAGACGGCGACGCGCGAGCCGAACAGATGTCTCGCCACCTCGGCCGCCAACAACACGCTCCCCACGCCCAACGCCACCTGGAAGAAGCCGACCGCGCGCGGCAGGTTGTCGGGCAGCGGCGTGTGGAACACGAGCCAGAAGACGACCGCCAGCGCCGCGGGATAGCCGATGGGATAGAAGGCCGTAGGCGGAAACGTGCCGCTGCGCTCGGGAGGCGTGCGCGTGGTGTACGCGGCGAAGAAGCTCCGGTAACCCTGCCCCCTGGCCAGTTGCGCGCCGTGGTACGTGTACGCGACGGGGTCGCCCATCACCGCCCGCCGTGCGGCCAACACGACCCAACCGACGCGCACGGCGACGGCAACGACGACGATCGCCGCCAACCACAACCGCTCGTTGCGCGTATACGCGCTCCTCCACCAGGCACGGGGCCGTGACACGGCGCTCCCCCTCACAGGTGGGCGCGGGCGACCGGCGCCGGTGACGAGCCGGTGTCCGCGGGCACCGTCGCGCCCGCCTCGACCATCGGGGCCTCTCGGCGCCGGCGCAACCCGACCGCGGTGATGAGAAGGAGCATGGCGAGGAAGGTGACGACGGCGCCCAACCGCCCTGCCGGGGTGAGCCCGTGCGTGACGTGCAGCGCGGTCGCGCCCGGCGGCACGCGCGCCGCGAGGAGACCGCGTGATGAAAAGGTCTGGAGGCGCCCCCGCCCTGCAGCGGTCACCCGGTACACGTCGTAGTACAGGAGCGGGAACACGACCGTGCTGTCCGTGCGCAGGTCGACGTCGACGGCGACGTCGCCGCCGCCGCGATGCCAGCGCACGACTCGACCGTCGCCGCGCACCTGGGGCGCACCGATCAGGTAGGGGCCGATGTCGTAGGGATTCACCTGCTTCGGGAGGTACTCGCCTTCGACGGTGAAGCCCCGGTCGCCACGTGACGGGAGGAGACGCTCGATGTCGCGCTCGTCGACACCGCGGTAGAAGGCAGGCTCGCGCTGGACGGTCGGAACGATGACCGCGACGACGGCTGTGAACGCCAGAGCGCACCCGGTC
Proteins encoded:
- a CDS encoding glycosyltransferase — protein: MPPTPLPSPLTASPTTSGTRSRTGGSASRPSPPTRTTASAEASQDGRPARSASTWIIHHCGRSRGWVGSRGQRELRDRRATVPAARGTTTGRPLESPPVLDESLTLVVPLYNEAARFDSFAPEIAAFVAGQPEGSELVFVDDGSADETAALVEKFLASSPPCRARLIRRSHFGKGAALQAALSAATTPVAGFCDLDLSTPLPDFGRITDAARQAPIVAIGSRDLAASHITQQEGAVREFLGRAFNRAVQLMVAPGIVDTQCGAKVAQTDLWRQILPHCRERGFAWDVEVVAVANSLDIPVLEIAIEWRHDEGSQVRVLRDGVAMVWALPRIRRKVARRPGDRRPSEPRPDTGVFDDSNAAALAEADAAHWWFRSKAALVAWTLRRWEPEPGRLIDLGAGAGGVTAMLGWPHDHTILVEGNAELAGRALHRHGLTVVRADLGRLPLAPGSASVVCLLDVLEHLPHPGEALAEARRLLRARGHLIVNVPGHPRLWSAADDALGHVRRYSRAALRAELEREGFDVVFLSHVFSWLVLPVWARRRLTGADAPLGLDIASPALDAAALLLTRLERAVVTRASLPLGTSVLCVATPRGPAGVEPPTRRPPRWRGRAGRARGIEDHRTG
- a CDS encoding glycosyltransferase family 39 protein, which translates into the protein MEGRGRAGCRVRSRPGLDGVVPRPATEHARRCRGVERHCAPRRHGLRAARTRVARQAPRRLAQRLARPRPGLHPPQRHRLPADLLRSIVRAGYRPSRHAGARRGVGRGPVPWLGPAPARARRAADADLVRRRPARGVPLQPCLRDQPANVPPLPAGHLRLHPVPVAARRRPSVPRRHHRRDSDRVASASALGDRVRSGVHSRRRGHRSDRPARACLLPRCRRARHRASPPVTWRPGLHRRRRVPPEAGESLRHRPLPDRCAPGARRRSSRALASRRRRRRRRRRPAHGQHGRVPAPVLRRVPGDRCRAGAPPDLFITRSPRGARAAGRDRAARHARAHPGRAVGRRRHLPRHAPSHHRGRVAPAPRGPDGRGGRDGARGHRLVTGAGRPRPPVRGSAVSRPRAWWRSAYTRNERLWLAAIVVVAVAVRVGWVVLAARRAVMGDPVAYTYHGAQLARGQGYRSFFAAYTTRTPPERSGTFPPTAFYPIGYPAALAVVFWLVFHTPLPDNLPRAVGFFQVALGVGSVLLAAEVARHLFGSRVAVYTAALVAVFPSLVYYTAEAHLETLFNFLVLAAVLVIVSGPWRDVSRRRLLVFGFVLGLSALVRPFSLLVLPGLCLVWLLSGTRLRAALARTAWATLAVVVVVSPWLVRNVVVMKAPVFSTGIGDALCDSRHPGAGGSFEVAAKYCLEGYDRLPSDQREVRRNRDNTRKALRFVVEHPGDEARLMFWRGYFAYRDDHDALAVIAADPTHPLRESDFRPVLETTADVYYAVVVALGLLGLPALLRRRHPKRLLVAVVMVGLGALPFILFGDPRYHVPVLPFLAISAAAALGARHRPGRGASPRTEPTSPAEAMHA